A single region of the Branchiostoma lanceolatum isolate klBraLanc5 chromosome 1, klBraLanc5.hap2, whole genome shotgun sequence genome encodes:
- the LOC136432690 gene encoding potassium voltage-gated channel subfamily A member 7-like: protein MQARLGATTRWHDAEEEQREPTPKSDSKLRSLESALRTGWSRRSSRRRRTKQHAGVASLLPQIVAHGLVDPGRADRRVRINVSGMKFDTRERVLLRYPQTLLGDTVRRQRFYVPEEEEYFFDRHRPSFEGIFRYYQTGKIARPPSVPLDVFAAELAYFDMGSLVINSFLMDEGYNVSDDVVPEKEPQRTVFLLFERQDSILAKIVNLVTVLFILLSVGTSCAETLPRFRNLTEQAFAHTNDVRVNLDIVFHNTFFQIETACMLWFCIELALRFYASPMKRQFIKDIMNILDFVVILPYFVDLILIVASVDPTGSNVIPATIVRVLRLVRVFRIFKLSRHVRALQMLAATLRASAPQLIMLVFFMGILVVLYASIIYFMEVDHPDQFFPSIPAAFWWAIITLTTVGYGDIYPQTPWGKAFACTCVISGILVIAMPLPIITKNFEKFYKKDGNNPFKSLPLNQRDEESDDNSSEHKKRPYAVRLTNIHKGEHDSFLKDDDESSSGFLSS, encoded by the exons ATGCAGGCTAGACTAGGCGCAACAACACGCTGGCACGACGCCGAGGAGGAGCAGAGAGAACCGACCCCGAAATCCGATTCAAAGT TACGCTCCCTGGAAAGCGCCCTCCGGACGGGCTGGTCGCGCCGGTCCAGCCGCAGGAGGCGGACCAAGCAACATGCGGGAGTAGCGAGCCTTTTGCCGCAGATCGTCGCTCACGGGCTGGTGGACCCGGGCCGGGCTGACCGCAGGGTCCGCATCAACGTCAGCGGGATGAAGTTCGACACCAGGGAGAGAGTGCTTCTCAG GTATCCCCAAACCCTCCTCGGCGACACTGTCCGGCGACAGCGGTTCTACGTCCCTGAGGAAGAGGAATATTTCTTCGACCGACACCGACCGAGCTTCGAGGGGATTTTCCGCTACTACCAGACGGGCAAGATCGCTCGGCCGCCGAGCGTCCCCCTGGACGTATTCGCTGCAGAACTAGCGTATTTCGACATGGGCAGCCTTGTCATCAACTCATTCCTCATGGATGAAGGGTACAATGTATCGGACGATGTAGTGCCCGAAAAAGAACCTCAGAGGACAGTGTTTCTTCTCTTCGAACGCCAAGATAGTATTTTAGCTAAGATTGTTAATCTGGTTACGGTTTTATTCATTCTTCTCTCCGTGGGGACATCTTGTGCGGAGACGCTACCACGCTTTAGAAACCTCACAGAGCAGGCATTTGCACATACCAATGACGTCAGAGTTAACCTTGATATCGTCTTCCATAACACGTTCTTCCAGATCGAGACTGCGTGCATGCTGTGGTTCTGCATAGAACTCGCCTTGCGATTTTATGCCAGCCCAATGAAAAGACAATTTATTAAGGACATTATGAACATTCTGGATTTCGTGGTGATCTTGCCTTACTTCGTCGACCTCATCTTGATCGTGGCGAGCGTCGACCCCACGGGGTCTAACGTCATCCCTGCCACGATAGTACGCGTGCTGCGATTGGTCCGTGTcttcagaatcttcaagttATCAAGACATGTAAG GGCCCTACAGATGCTGGCCGCCACACTGAGAGCCAGCGCTCCACAGCTCATCATGCTGGTCTTCTTCATGGGCATCCTGGTTGTCCTGTATGCCAGCATCATCTACTTCATGGAGGTGGACCATCCTGACCAGTTCTTCCCCAGTATTCCAG CCGCGTTCTGGTGGGCGATCATCACCCTCACCACGGTAGGGTACGGCGACATCTACCCACAAACCCCCTGGGGGAAGGCCTTCGCCTGTACCTGTGTCATCAGCGGCATCCTGGTCATCGCCATGCCGCTGCCCATCATCACCAAAAACTTCGAGAAATTCTACAAAAAGGACGGCAATAATCCGTTTAAATCCCTGCCGTTGAACCAAAGAGATGAGGAAAGTGATGACAACAGTTCAGAACACAAAAAGAGACCTTATGCCGTCCGGCTAACCAATATCCACAAAGGGGAACATGATAGTTTCttgaaagatgatgatgagagtAGTTCTGGATTCCTCTCATCCTGA